Sequence from the Ascaphus truei isolate aAscTru1 chromosome 3, aAscTru1.hap1, whole genome shotgun sequence genome:
TATTTTACAAAATAAGTGGTAGCTATGTTTTCCCTGCATAATAATTTTACACCCAAATTTCCCTGAAACTGAGGGTATGCATTGTTAATTGCTGAATAACCTACTATATCGCAGCAAGCGTTGGTTACAGCATTTtcataaatgtttatttttttatgaacaTATTACATCTGCACATGAACTTTCAGTGCTTTGGTGCAGTGACATTACACAgtgtatattcatttttaaagtAAACAGTATTTTTTATTAActttttaattacaatcagcttttaaataaaataagtCATAGCAGTGAATGGATACATGGCACTAGCTTTCTTTTGTCAAAATATTTGGGGAAATGTTTAATACAATTTGTCTCCTGACTTAAGTAAAACATGCCTTTTAGACCATCCTGAGAACCAGTAGCAGTATTAGAAAATGAGATGCAAGACGCTTATCTTTATGTGCTGAGGAAGGTATATGATCTTTTAGTTTTATAGTGGTGGCTGGTATCACCACAGAAGCCGTTGTGCTTTGCATAGCAAACTCGGGTGACTTTTTTGCCATTCCTGTACTAATAGTCAAGCCCAATGTGGGATCAGATGTCTCAGTCTTTTCTAGGTCATCTAAGCTTATAATAAGAGCATCTTTGTTACTGAAGGTTTCTGAATTCAAATTGATGAGTTCATCTGCAGAACCTTCTTCGTCTGTGAGTAAGGAGAAGTCTGTGCTTGCAAGTAACATACTAGTCATATTTAAAGGAGCTGCAGTTGCAGCTTCTGAAAATCGAACCTGCTTGTACAATTTTGTTTCTTGAGCCTCCAGAAAAAGCAAGGTAGTTGCATTTAGTAATGGATTACCAGCAACAACCTCATCTGATGTTTCAGTTAAAGATGACAGATATATGGTGGCATTGTGGCTGGTTTCATTAGCACATGGATAACCTTTGACGCTCTTTGTTGTTTCCCTCACCCACTTTAACAAATACAATATGTTTGGTGTTTCTTTGCAAGACCATGGATTATTGTAGAGCGTAATCTCTTGTAAATGAGTGAGTTGATCAAAGGCATTGCTAGGTATGTAAGTGAATCTA
This genomic interval carries:
- the OMG gene encoding oligodendrocyte-myelin glycoprotein, whose amino-acid sequence is MMDYPTTKSSPGFFILLCSIPNILCICPLKCSCSGNNRNVDCSGRNMTALPHGLQDNVTNLNLSHNHFANLDHQLTWFTNLRSLDLSHNTLKNLPSHLPKSLWELYAANNNIKVIHKLDTAHQWNLKVLDVSRNQLQRTVLINNTLGSLQLLNLSSNQLWTVPTNMPYNIQTIDLSNNSLIQILPGTMVRMPSLQKLYLHSNRFTYIPSNAFDQLTHLQEITLYNNPWSCKETPNILYLLKWVRETTKSVKGYPCANETSHNATIYLSSLTETSDEVVAGNPLLNATTLLFLEAQETKLYKQVRFSEAATAAPLNMTSMLLASTDFSLLTDEEGSADELINLNSETFSNKDALIISLDDLEKTETSDPTLGLTISTGMAKKSPEFAMQSTTASVVIPATTIKLKDHIPSSAHKDKRLASHFLILLLVLRMV